The sequence CGGGTGCCGGCGGGCCAGCCGGAGCGCGGCGCGGCGCAACCGGGGCAGGTCGACGGTCCCCCGGGGGAAGGCGAAGAACAGCGGGACGATGTCCGTCCGGGCCAGCCGGTCGCGGTGGCGGGTGATCAGGAAGCGGCGCTGGGCGCCGGTGAGCGGGAGCAGCGGTACCGGGTCGGGGCCGGTCCCGGCGGCGGAGGCGAGGGACCGGTAGCGGGTCAGGTAGGCGGCCGTGATGCTGGAGTGCACGGGAGGGTCTCCGCTTTCGGTTCGGGACATCGGTGGGTCGGCGTGGTTCCGGGCCCGGGCGGCGCGTTCAGCGGGCCCTTCCGGCGTCGGCGGCTTCGGCCGGGTCGCGCCCGGCGGCGCCACCGGCGGCCGGGTCCGCGTCCACGGCGGACCGCACGCCCGCGGTGGGCCGCACGCCCACCGTCGGACCGGTGACCGCGATCGGGGCCGTGGCCGCCGACGGAGCCGTGGCTCCGGCCGGGCCGGAACCCTCGGTCGGGGCGTCGTCCGCCGACGGCCCGGCGTCGGCTTTCCCTTCCTCCGCGGGCGCGGACGGCAGGTCCCGCATCCCCCGCAGCGACGAGAACAGCAGCGGCACCGGCACCACCAGGAAGCCCGCCGCGCAGAGCCAGAGCGCGGCGCGCGGACCGGCCTGCTCGGCGACGGCGCCGCCGAGCAGGGCACCGAGCGGCAGGGTGCCCCAGACCAGGAACCGCATGGTGGCGTTCATCCGGCCGAGCAGCCGGGGCGGGCACAGGCTCTGCCGGAAGCTCACCTGGGCGACGTTGTAGACCACCGCGCCGAACAGCACGGCCACCCCGCCGATCGCGAACAGCACCGCCCCCACGCCCCCGTCCGCGAGCGGCCAGAGCAGCGCGAACGGGCCGGTGACCAGCGGGGCGAGCCAGATCAGCCGGGCCTGCCCGATCCGCGCGGCGAGCCGGCCCGCGCACAGCGCACCGGCGAGCCCGCCGACCGCCGAGGCCGAGAGCAGCACCCCGATCGCGGCCGGGGAGAGGTCCAGCACCCGCACCCAGAAGACGGTCTGCACGGCCATCAGCACCGCGCTGAACAGGTTGGACGCCGCGGTGGTGGCGGCGATCACCCGCAGCAGCGGGTGGCCGAGCACGAACCGCAGGCCCTCGGCGACCTCGGCCCGCAGCGACCGCCCGGGCTCGGGCGCGGGCAGTCGCTCCTCGGCCCCGATCCGGGAGAGCAGGACCGCCGAGGCGAGGAAGCCGAACGCGTCGGCGACGATCGCCAGCGGGGCGCCGAGCAGCTGGACCAGTCCGCCGCCCAGACCGGGTCCGGCGATCTGCGCCGAGGACCGGACCGTCTCGATCGCCCCGTTCCCCGCCACCAGTCGGTCGCGCGGCAGCAGGACGGGGAGGAAGGACTGGTGGGCGACGTCGAAGAAGACCGTCGCCACCCCGGTGACCAGGGCCACCAGGTAGAGCTGGAGCAGGCTGAGCACGTCCAGCGCGGCGGCCAGCGGGATCGAGCCGACGGCGAGGCAGCGCAGCACGTCGGCGCGGACCAGGACGGGCAGCTTGCGCATCCGGTCCAGCCAGGCGCCGGCGGGCAGGCCGACCAGGAGGAAGGCGGCGGTCTCGGCGGCGGTCAGCAGGCCGACCTGGAAGGGCGTGGCATCGAGTTCCACCACTGCCACCAGGGGCAGTGCGACCAGGGTGACCTGACTGCCCGCCTGCGCCGTGACGGCCCCCGAGAGCAGGAGGCGGAAGTCGCGGCGGGCCGACGGACCGGTACTGGGCAGGTGAGGCGTTTCGTTCATCAGTACGACCCTCGGTTACCGATTCGCTACAGGGCAACCGGCTGGCCGGATTCCGGCCCCCGCCCGAATCGGCCGGATACCGCCGCTCGCTCAGTCTTCCCTCACCTGCTCCTTATCCGCCCGCGAGGGCCCGGAACGGGCGCCCGGGGGCGGGACCAGCGACGTCGCGCCGACCGGTCTTCCCGTTCGGGATGTCCAACCGAGTGTCCGCTATCCGGACCATGGATTTCAGCCAGCGGACAGCCGGCCTCAACTTGGCCGGAACCCGGGGAGTGCTGACTTTCCGTCACCTGGCGGTGGTGCGGCCGTGATATCGGCGCACGGAAGCGGCCCCCGGACCGGGGTCGGTCCGGGGGCCGCGGGGCCCGCTGAAGGGGGGACGGGCTAGCCGAGGGCCGCGTCCGGGGTGCGGCCCGCCTGGGCCTGCTCGATCCGGGCGACCAGCATCGCGGCCAGCCTCCGGGTGCCCGCCGGGTCCACCGGACCGCCCTCGGTGGTGACGGTGGCGACCACCGTGCCGGCGCGCAGCACGATCGCCACACCGTCCCGGCCCGCGAGGTCGCCCTTGAACGCGCGACTCTCCGTCCCCAGCAGGCCGACGTCGGCCGGGCCGTACTTGCTCGCGTCGGCGTACGCGCCGTACGCCTCCTTGTACCGGTCCTGGGCCTGCGCCCGGCCGGGCAGGGTGTCGACGCCGAAGCGCACCACCACCTCGCCGGCGGCGAACCTGGCGCTGCCGCTCAGCGGCTTGCCCTTGCAGGGCGCGGCGGCCGTGCAGGTGGTGGCGTGGTCGGCGGTGTCGACCCGCCGCTTCTCCTCCTCCCAGCCGGTCATCGCCTTCTGGTCGGGCAGCAGCAGGGCGACCAGCGCGGAGTCGAGCAGGGCGGTGTCCGAGTCCGGACCGGTCGCCGGCTGCCCGGCCCCGCCGGTCCCACCCGCTCCAGCCGCTCCACCCGCTCCACCCGCTCCACCGCTCGAAGCGCCCCCGGTGGTCGTTCCGGTGGCCCCGGCCCCGGCACCGGCCGTACCGGCGGTCGAGCCGCCCGCCGCCGTCGCCCCGGGCGTGGCCGCGCCCGGACCGCTCGCCCCGGCCGCCGGGGTACCGCCGGCGGCGGCGCCACCGGCCGGGTCGCCCGACGGCGCGGCGGTCCCGGACCCGGCCGCCGCCGAGGGCGCACCGGTACCCCCGGTGGCCGCGTCGGCCGTCGCCCCGGGGGTCGCCGACGCGCCCGCCGTGCCCTTCGCCGCGTTCTCGGAGCTCGTCGAGCTCCCGGAACCGCAGGCGGCCAACGCCGCCAGCAGCGCACCCGTCGCCGCCGCGGCGGCCACCTTCCGACCGGCCGTGCCCATGTGCGCCCCTCTCGTGTCCGTGGCCCCTCAAGATAGACGCGGCCCCGCCCGACCGGTTCCCCGGGGCCCGCTGCCTCGGGGAACGGCCGCCACGCGCGAGGCAGGGCGGGGCGGACAGGGCACGGACTGTCTGGTCGGGCCAGGTCGGGTCGGGCCAGGTCAGGTCAGCCGAGACCGGCCGGGTCGCTCCCGGGGGCGCCCGGCGGCAGCGGCTCGATGCCCACCACCCGGCTGATCCTGGTCGGCTCGACCAGCACCACCACCCGCCGCTCCCCCGGGATGCCCCAGCCGTACCGCTCCACCCCGAGGTACGTCCGCGCCAGCCGGTCCATGTTCCGGACCGCCTCCTCGCCCTCCACGAACCGCACCGCCCGCCCCCGGATCTGCACCCGGTCGTACGGGTTCCCGGGGTCGGCGAGCGACAGGCAGACCCGCGG comes from Streptomyces sp. TLI_053 and encodes:
- a CDS encoding MFS transporter — protein: MNETPHLPSTGPSARRDFRLLLSGAVTAQAGSQVTLVALPLVAVVELDATPFQVGLLTAAETAAFLLVGLPAGAWLDRMRKLPVLVRADVLRCLAVGSIPLAAALDVLSLLQLYLVALVTGVATVFFDVAHQSFLPVLLPRDRLVAGNGAIETVRSSAQIAGPGLGGGLVQLLGAPLAIVADAFGFLASAVLLSRIGAEERLPAPEPGRSLRAEVAEGLRFVLGHPLLRVIAATTAASNLFSAVLMAVQTVFWVRVLDLSPAAIGVLLSASAVGGLAGALCAGRLAARIGQARLIWLAPLVTGPFALLWPLADGGVGAVLFAIGGVAVLFGAVVYNVAQVSFRQSLCPPRLLGRMNATMRFLVWGTLPLGALLGGAVAEQAGPRAALWLCAAGFLVVPVPLLFSSLRGMRDLPSAPAEEGKADAGPSADDAPTEGSGPAGATAPSAATAPIAVTGPTVGVRPTAGVRSAVDADPAAGGAAGRDPAEAADAGRAR
- a CDS encoding PPOX class F420-dependent oxidoreductase; this translates as MVEISKDVRERIEAGHIWYVGTVNADGSPHVSPMWVGTEGDLVLFNTSVGRVKERNLRRDPRVCLSLADPGNPYDRVQIRGRAVRFVEGEEAVRNMDRLARTYLGVERYGWGIPGERRVVVLVEPTRISRVVGIEPLPPGAPGSDPAGLG